The following DNA comes from Epinephelus lanceolatus isolate andai-2023 chromosome 1, ASM4190304v1, whole genome shotgun sequence.
TGTAGCCTGGCACCCCCACCACAGAAGCACCATTGCTTTCGGTAAGGCCCAGCAGCAGAGCACTGATTGATACAGACATTAAATTGGCAGTCCCTGTATTTCTGATGATGCTTCCTATGCCTCAGGTGATGAGCTGGGCAGAGTGATTGTGAAGGATTTCCTGGGAACAGAGCCGGCTCGGGTGGAGAACGTCCACAGCCGCAGAGTTAATGGGCTCGCCTTCTCTACACATAGGTAAACATTAATTGCACCGTAGCATCATTAGCTCTTACATTGCTCCTTTACAAACTTATAACTAGTTTTTCCTCTCTCCCAGTGCCTCCTTGTTAGCCTCCATAAGTGATGATTGTTCCCTCGCTGTCATGAACTCTGACCTGCAAGAAATGTGAGTCCTTTCACAGCATACTAAAACAAATGCTCAACCTCCTGAAGCATTTCAAAACACTTATCATGCATTCCTGTTCTGCAGATTGAGAGATCGGCAACATCAGGACTTTGTCAAAGGTGTGTGCTGGCTGCACGGTGGCTCCAACACACTCACAACCGTAGGCTGGGATCACCTTGTGCTTCACCACACGGTGGGTCCGGCTGCTGAAGCCCCCGACTCCTCCTCTTAGACCCAACAGATGCTCACACTCTTCGGAAAGAgtacattttaagataattACTCTCCCCCCTATTTTTGAGGGGCATCTTTGCGTGTCTCAACAGTTAAATGTAATACATCCGTCAGGAAATATGGACTCATTGTCATTTAGTAATCCAGATATATGCAGAACATTTAGACTTTTGCTCTTGGCCTCAGTGCACTACGCTGCTCTACCGTTACATTCTCTCTCCATCCACTTCCTTCATACTGTATAGCATTTCTGTGTGTACTTACATTTGAGGCAACCCATTTGTATGTATCAAGCATCATTTTACATTAAAGATAACTTAATGTTGTAATAGCAAGAGCATTCTGATATTTCTTTGTGTTCCTGGAATCTATTGTATGCTGACATAATGCTGGACTATAGGAagaaaattgagcatagcgttagttcaggcaggacacgatgtcaagttcagctcacatcccagctacatcagctgatctcaaacagcccattcaactgatggagcagctgattgatggaagggagtcagctgatcaCATGatccctttctatgcaaccagttggctaatctcattcagggcgccctatttaaactgctctggcctgcctaacgttactgttgctgcttcctctgcaagctgctttgcaactcgcctccaccccagctcctccttttcatgttttgtctgacttatcaatgtcatttctgtttgacattgatgctgctctgctctgtccatggggggtctttgctgctgttctctctgccttaaggttcattctcactgccgcgATGCAGAAATGCGGGACGGATTTGCAGAATATTCGCGCAGCGCTTTTCCGCgtttaaaccatacacacaggtgcAGTGCGGAATTTtgcgttgttgtgttccaagtccgcGCTGCGTGAATgggtgtgggtgaacatggacgagagtagcagcagcagcgagctagcaagctaacatttaaCAAGCATTAACATCAACGTTCTTTAGCAGTtctcaccgcagccaccaagctggacaatggactgccagacgttgtcctttaattcattgttcatacAATCATCCCATCTTTTATCAAAGaggacggggtgctgtgaaacgaggcttatcaacctttctcccatactatcctgcctgactggattttggACTCTCCCGGGTCTGTGCAACTTCACTAtaaacaatttcattggcccagtTGTGTAGTTTCGCCAGCGAATTCCgcgggggtcaaagtctgggcggaaacttttttcaccgcaCGAAAGTTCCGCCCcagtgtgcaaacttccataagaacccatgaaatcaactttAATATTTTTCCGCGAGAATGAGCCGCGCAGATATTCGCCCTCAGTGAGAGgtaacaggttaggttagtaacaggttgtaaAATCATGCCCATACACGTTtgtcaaaatacatccatgagcaggagtcaccatggTTGCAGGGatcacttgcaggtgccaggtgggagcttctcgtgagattttgaagtatctcgtctcctcgttcagaaaaaaaaaattaccacgaaaaacagaaaaaaattaccacaaaaaaaaaaaaaagaaaatgtttgacacccctgctatACACCATATACTATAAATTATATATAGCTGTATACTGtgtaataataaaacaatgtgACTGTGGCAAACCCCCTGCACCCACTGCTGGGTCAACATAGggtagtgtgttgtgtgttatcTGTTCATGTGTGGGCGGTTGGCTCAGAGGTAAACAAGATTACATGTGTGATTTGTACACTGAGTAGCAGGGACTGTACAGTGTCACTGCTAATCTGTAGTCTGACCTGGGTCTGACATAGACTGAACTTGGATGCCATAGTTTTCACATGGCACCAGCACAGGTGTTGTGGCCAACATAGTACACTTAAACGTAATCATGCTGTGTTTGCCAAGTTACGTGTCTTACTTATAATGTagcattttggtgcattttaatTACTAGTATCAATATTTAGCTCATTATGCAAGAGTTCAGGAACACTGTCTTGCCTCCATCATTAAAGCAagagttggtaacttttatgaaaataactttttgtcatatttactgaaactgtcactatatcctgagAGTAGTATGAGACAgaaaatctgtgaaaaaaacatgtttctccTTCTTGTGCTGCTTAATGGCATTTGCCAGAGTCATCTGTGGCTGttggaaaacaaccaatcagagcagaggaatGTCTAACGCAGCCATCAATCACTTCTAATGAATTACTGTCAAACTGTCCAGCTCAGTAGAGCTTAGAGCTACAGTGtagctgtgaaatgagaaagtttgccTCAGCCAGTGGGCGGTGCTTGGTTTTTACctgactgtttccaacatggtgGCAGGatgacaaactttctcattttgcaGCTAAAATGTACACTGAACTATGTTTCTTAAAACTGAGGCAATGCAATGACAGAATCTTGCAAGAACTTTTGACCGCCCTAGGACTTGTACAAAAAAACGTTGAGATATATCTGAATAAAGTCTTCATGTTAATGCCTCCCTTCTCTTAACCCCCAATTTATGCAACTTTGCAAGTTTTTCATATGCATATCCAAAAGCACCATGTCAGCTGAACTGTTGTCTTTTCGAGTAAAACACAAAAGCTTAATACTgcacagcaaaacaacaacCCAGAAAAACATTCTAGGACACTTGTTAAAGATGCAATTACTGCTTGGATTTATTTTCCGGTTAGGTAGTTGTTGGACAACATTTGTCATAGATGAACATCTCTGCTCAAAGACTTTTTATAAccaatattttactttttataaccaatgttttaaatattttgattatACAACCTTAACACGTACATAAAACAACATCTTACAATGTCTTAAATTCTGTTGTAATCTCAGATAAACTGATATGTACAGCATAAAAACACGTGTAGatacattaaaacaaattttaCCACAGTAAAATAACTATTAAATATCCATTATTATAGACAGAAGAACATTTCCTTGATCAATAAATATGAGAAACTATCCTACTGAGAGATAAACACAGTCTGAATTAACTGTTGGCTCCGTTACAGTGGACCTACGTAATACATGTAACAGTGAAAGGACATTTATGTTATGGGACATGTAACTAAAGCATGATGCACCATAATTACAGTGTACATTATTATTGTATTCTATAATCAAGATTACAGATAAATCTGTCAAAGACTTTATTCAGGAATTTGCAGAGAGTAATGTCGCTGAAAAATACAGTTGGAAACTTTTCTGAAAGTTaattttgtcatgtttgctgAAACTATCACTAAATCCAAACTGTATTATAAGAGACAGATAGTGTGTGAAAAACATCGTGTCCTACGCTTCCTCATAGTGCTTCTGATGGCATTTGTTAGAATCTACAGAGGCTgtttgaaaacaaccaatcagagctgtggagtctataatatatataataatataacacattttagtgtactgtttggctgtaaaatgagaaagtttgtgacccagctgccatgttgaaaacaatCGAGCACTGCCCACCAGCCAGACccactttctcattttacagctaaacagtgcactaaaatgtgtttctgaaaacatctaaggTGacaaataggcaatgcagtaacagaatcttgattcatatttgatcaccGCTGCCAAGTTTGACAGTTTAACTAAAATTATGATCAgttattgacatgattgacagctacattagagactccttggctGTGATCTATTTCATGTACTACTGTGGATggatagtgacagtttcagcaaatatgacagttatttttataaaagttaccaactatgGCTTTAATTCACTCACCATACACTTTACAGCTGTGAATAACTTAAGCATAAAGAATTTCATTAATAGAATTTGTTTATGAATAGTATCCATTTGGCACTGATtgaatgcttttttaaaaaggcaacATATGCAACATATACATCTATACTgaataaaacagcagcagcaaagataaaacattaaaaaagataaaatacaaaaacagaaaacactatTTGACAGTGATGGTGTGTTCTCCAGCGGTCAAGAAATACATTCAGAGCACATTCAGACCATTGTTTTAAGACATTCTTAACATATTTGTTAACCTCATTTGTTCAAAGTGCTTTTCCCCCATTGTTCAAATTCCCTCTGATGCAAAATTCACATTATCCAATCACATGCAATTTGCGCTAAACAGAAGAATGTCTATGTTATGAAGACATCTCACTAAGGGTCCTCTCTTCTGTATGGAGTAATGGGCTGTTTGGTTCCAGGCCGAACTGTGAAGGTCATACCATACTTATGTTTTGACTGCACTCCATTGCTGAAAAGAAGAACACATTTATGACTGTGAGTTGATACTTTACACAAACACTGGGTTTACTGGGCCTCATTCCCAAACAGTGCTTACCCTCAAACCTGTGCTTAAACCACACGTACGAACTTGTTCGTACTCTGCGATAGGGCTACAaagattaatcgattagttgtcaaTGACTGAATTAATACCCAACTAATCTGAGAATCAATTAATCGGTTTAAGTAATTCTTtaagaaaaaagtcaaaattctctgacTCCAGTTTCTTAAATGCAAATGTTTCTGGTTTCTCGACTCCTCTGTCACAGTAAACTGAAtttctttgggttgtggacaaaacaagacatttgggAATGTTTGGAAAacactggctacggttacatgatggcttctcattcggaatgaaataaatctgaatgaaatcattctgaattaaagtctttccaggtagtttacatgggaaatattcattccgaatgagggtttacatgggagatcagttcaatcgcctttattcaggtctgtgcaaggtttggggcagggaaggtttctgattggatagggggcggggcagatgttacgtgtttacatttaccggaagaaaacactgtagtcctcgctccagataacaagatgcttgacgacgccgttcttagtgcctttttcgggcttgttttgcttatattcttgaagcagcagtacgacaacaaccttgttctgctaatgcttcatctgttgaggaggagaagagaggtagaaggtcgaagaagggagatagaagaccgtgctgtggcaaatggaaaccggtgagtgcaacaagtccgactgctctatctcagcccgttgctatgcagcccgttgctatgcgcgctatatacgtcatcgcgccagaagggcaaggaaacgagcatgcgcagaaagaccggaatgaacttaaagaggaatgagtgtatacatgcacacaaaattctttcattcggaatgacaaacggaataaaccaccccctttaatcggatttaattttcaatcggaatgaccgtttacatgaccacttttaatcggaatggcctttcattccgattaaaagtggaattaaactgtgcatgtaaacgtactgaatgATCAACATCTTTCAGCATTTCATGACTGACCAAACAGCTAATCTATTAATTAAGATAATAATCGACAGAATAatccacaatgaaaataatccttAGTTGCAGCCCCACTTTGCAAACAAATTTAGAAACCACCTCATTCTATGCGTACGCACATGTGATGAAGGCCTGGCTGTCTTGGAAAATGTAAATACATACCTTTTGACTAAATGCAAAGCGTACAAATCCACATTCATCAAAAAGGCTTTAATAGACAGCAATATTTAAAACTGTTACTTAACTAGTGCAATGGTCAAATGTATCAACCCTGTAAAACCTAAGGagacatcattttattgtgctGCATTCTGGTGCCTCTCACAAGCATTTAAACCTCTGAAATCTGAGCAAATTGGTTTGGTTTCTTTTGAAAATGTGCTAAAAAGGCAAAGGGTTAAATAACTAGGAAACTGACACTACAACATGACTACTGATTGCAAGTAGTACATTTTTATGcacatattagtgaatgaggcccaagGTGTCATGTTTGAGCGATGGAAGTCTCACCTGGTGGGAACTTTAAGTGAGGAGGTGTCCTGATATTTCCTGGCCATTTTACCCTCCAGCTCCTGCATGTTCATGGCTGCTGCTTTGTTGCCCGCTGGGTAATTCTTACTCGGTAGTGTAGCTCTGGGGAAAACAGGGACCTTATTTTCCTCCTCAGACAAGGGGGTGCCCCAGTCATCAGAACTGGACTCTGCCTCCTTCGCTGGGGCCATTTTGTGGTCCATTTCAAGCATCTTCTTTTGTAAGATGCTCAGAAGTGTGACCTGGCTGGGTGAAAGACTGGGTGGTAGCTGAGCAGAGGCCACCTTGGGTTTCGTCGGCGGTGGTTGCTTTGGTTTGACATCGATTTCAGGAGGTGGGAGTTTTGGAGCTGCTGGAGGTTTGGGTTTTGTAGGAGGAGGTGGAATGTGatttggaggaggaggtggaactTGAGTTGGCGGAGGAGGTGGAACTttagatggaggaggaggtggaatttgagatggaggaggtggaatttgagatggaggaggaggaggaggaggaggagtttgagatggaggaggaggtggaacttgagatggaggaggaggtggaactTGAGATGGAGGGAGATTGAACACAGTTGGTGTTGGTGCCTTTTTCATGGGAGGGTCAGGTGGAGGGATGGAAGGTGGGGGCTCcatgaagtcatcaaaatcatCAAACTCTGGCGGCGGAGGGAGTACTGGCATACTCAAATCCTCTTGCTGTGTGAGTTGAGACTTTGAGGGGCTTtgcactgcattttgttttggcTCAACCAGGTTGGTCGCACTCAGGGATGCAGCCATCCTGTTGAGAGCTGAACCGGGGGATCCTGTCTGATCCTTGACCAGAGCAGAACTGCTGGGTTTTTCTGGAGTCtgaattgtttgtgtatgtgcaaCAGGACTGACAGACTTAAGACTCTCCTGCACTCTTTCTAGAGATGTTAGAGAAGAGGATGAGCTGGATCTTGGGGTGACGATAAAGGAATTGGGACTGGAGTCACTGGGGTGAATGCTTGTACTGGGCTGCTCATTCTTCTTGCCGCTGTTTTCCCGCGACACAGAGTGATGTGATCTGTGCTTGTCCCTTTCTTTAGCCGCCATTAAAAGAGCCAGCGGGGACGCTGCAGGTCCATCTCGGCCCCCACTGGTCTCACTGCTCTTCAGGTTGCGCAGTTTGCGATCTATTAATGGACTGAATCTGCGACCTTGACTTGGAGATCCTTCGAGTTTGTCCTCGACGGGCTCTGAATTTACACGAGTACCGTTCAGTTTCTGAAGCTGTGGCGATGTCTGATGTGAAGTGTGGAGAGGCTTGTCTGTTTCTGGCTTTGCTGAAACTATCCTTGTTTTAGCCTCCTTGTTTGGTACAGGCAAGGGTGATTGAGAGGGTTGGGTAATTTGTAAGGTCTCCTTCAGCTCCTGGACATCTTTGTGAACTGGTTTAGATGGTATAGTCACTTCAGGGGCTTTGCCATCAACCTGGGCAGGCACTGGGGAAGACTTACCAGAAGGAGAATCTTCCAGGAGTAACATCTGCTTGGGTTTTGGATCATGCTCCTCATACCCACTGAGAATTGAGGTCTGAGGATTATTGTAAagctttgctgtgttttggGGATTGAAAGTGGACAGTGTGGGTGTCTGTACAGGTGGAGGTGGGGCAGGAGTCTGTGGCGGGGAGTCAAGTGTTGGTATAGAGGACAGTCTTATGGGTTTTGGAGGAGGTTTCTTATGACTCTTGTGTTGCCTTTCAGAGGGGGGCTGTGGAGGGGCAAAGACTGGATGATCAGGAACTTTGACAAGTGATGGAGTAGAGATGGGTACGGATGATACAGAGCCACTAGAGCAAGTAGATGGAGGCTTTGGTGGGGCCATTGGTGGCGGTTTTATGAAGGTTAAGTCTTCCCCATTCATGAAGGGTCCTGGTGAGGCTGATTCTGAAGAGGGCATGGAAGGAGACTGAAGGGTTGCATAATTTAGAGTGTTCAGGTCACCCATGAAGTCTGGCGGAGGGATAAAATTGCCTGGAGGGGGTGGAGGTGCCgtagagggaggaggaggaacaaaTATTTCCCCCTCCACAAGGTCAGGCACAGATATAACAGATCCATTGGACAAGTGATCTCCACCGACtgtggaaagaaagaaaagagagaataaatgagaaaagttcAGCACATGGTGCAGCAGGGGCCTTTACAAAATTGTACGTCTTAAGCATTTACACACAAGTTCTTGAACTGTCTCTGGATATGATCATGTGCTTTCACTCTACTATCAAAAACTCACTAAAAAGCAGACACcttaaaaaagaagagaaaagtaGATAATAAAGAATCAACATTTAAAGCTGAAATTCATTCTAGAGTTTGAGACCTGATAAACAAGCAATTTTGTAATCATGCATAGATTTAGGATTGCTCACAGCcaaaattaaatgaatgatATCCACTTCTTCCCATAAACGCAAACACTCCCATTCTGTAAATATGTTTGCCGTCTGGTATGGCGGTTTGGACACATTCATAAGGGTTATTGAGCAACAACCTGGACAAACATTTACCTGCCCTGCATTTCAGCCctttacagagacattcttATTGCTGTGATCCATCAACTGAGTCTGAGTAAAGGCACCACAAATGATCTGGGTCCTTCAGAGTGTAAATAATGAAATTCTGGGGTTTCCGTTAAACATATAAAGCACATATTTAAGTAGGTAGATGCTCACTTGAACCGTTGATCTTTGGACCGTTGACAGGGGGAAGGAGGGGGACTTTGGGTGTCGGGACGGCAAACCCTTGAAAGCTGTCAGTGGAGGACTGtgaggaaaaaacacatttgagacAAACGAAACAAAGCAGGGTTCAAGTACAGCAGTAAACATGACATAAACGCTATATCCTGTTCTAGAGGTGCTGAAAAGAGGTTATCTTTAGTGACAAGTTAACAAACCAGTTCCCAACTATTGTGGCACCCAGTGTTCTTTGGAAACAGATCTGCTTGTTCAATACTTGCTACTTTATTGGCATCAAAAGAACGAAAGCGTCAAATAATGCCACTGGCTCTTTTGTCTTGGTATTATGAGGAACCCATGAATAAATGCCTTATTTGCAACTAATTTTAAGTTAAATcttgtaaaaagagaaaaagcatAGCAGTTCTGACAGAAAATACAACTCTTTGTTTTACTAACCCTTATTCTGTAACAAAAATACTAGGCTATTCTCAGGTTTGCCTTGACTTGATGTGGAAGTTTAGGAATCATTTTCATGCACCACACGTACTTCACTCATGAGGAACATTTGGTGATTCAGAGGATATACCTATTATTCATCACATTCTCCTGATGTTAATATGAGCCTGGCTGGCTGAGAAAATTGCAGGCTGTCACTTAGatacctgtgtgtttgtatgtgtgtatgtgagggaGGGAGATTTCCTCATGTCTCGAACGCCAccagaaataaacacagactgTGTTGACACAATACAAGTCCAGGAGAGTTAACGTTGGCGTATATGCCCTTCAAAagggaaagggaaaaaaatcattgcGGCAACATATTTTTACTGGTGAACCTATTGACATCATCTTGCTGCAGGCTCTTTGAGAAATCTGCTAACACAATAAAGCAACAAGATGGCACCAGTTTCACTTCAAAAATAGCTTTATTCATTAAGCTGGTAATGGATAACAGTCTAAAAGTTGCTGGTATATTGATTCTCAGCCTTTTAAATGCTTGTACTTGAGATTAAAATAAATTGGACGAATGCCTGATAGCACGCCTTAAATGAAACGACTCTCTGTTGGGTAATAATCAGTGATGTAGTTTCTTAGAAAGGTATGAACACTGCCTCACAGGCCGAGGGTGTGTCACTAACGATGGCGTAGGATCCAGTTTGATTTCATGTGTTTGTTCCCTGCactatgactcattttcatCTGCCGCAGCAGTCCCAGCTGTCCTGCCCATGAGCTGCTGGGTGTGCCACGTCCAGCACATGCCATTCACACAACACTCCCAAACACTGAGGTGTGTGAACCAGAGCAGCGATGAGTTTTTATTTATATCTGCGCCATGACGATGGGAGGCCTGACAGTCATACAGACTGCTAGTGTAAGGCTATGAGTTTAGGTGACTCTCCCCAACATGCCTAAATACTAAAACAGGACAGTATATTTGGATATCTACAGTGGTGGAAgatgtatactgtatataattttttttacttaaagctGCAGCAGGCAACTGTTATAAGAATAACTTTGCCATATTTGcggaaactgtcactacatccacacagtagTGTGTGAGAAAGATAACCTGTGAAAAATACCATGTTATTCTGCCTCCATTTATTGTTTTCTAATGGCACTTGCTAGaatgaacatgaacaaaaacaaccaatcagagtcgaGGAGTCTGTaactcagctgtcaatcatgtcaatcactgcttgtgaactgcagtcaaactaggCAACGCTGAtcagatatgaatcaagattctgttactacaTTTCTCACCTCACATATTTTCAGAAACTtatttcagtgtactgtttagctgtaaattgagaaagtttgtgacctagCCGCCATGTTGGACCAAAACAAAGCATGGCCCATCCaccaggtcacaaactttctcattgtacagctaaacagtgcactgaaatatgtgtctgaaaacatttgcagcaagaaataggcaatacagtaacggactcttgattcatatttgatcagcactgattagtttggcagtttgaccgcagttcatgagctgtgattgacatgactgacagctgcgttagaaaCTCATCGGCTGTGATTGCTTGTCTTTGGTGTGCATCAGTAGATTCTAgtaaatgccattagaagcaataagaggaagaggagggacaaTATCTTTCTTCATAGATTAATTATCTCGTGTACTGctgtgtggatgtagtgacagtttcaacaaatatgacaaaagttaTTTTTGTAGAAGTTACAAGAAGAggctttaagtaaaagtaccaatacCACAATTCAATCATTCAGCTCAAATCATTCACTTCCCACCCCCTCCCAGTCACCACAGGTGTGCCCCAGGGCTCAGTCCTGGGGCCCCTGCTCTTCATCATTTACATCCTCCCACTTGGTCACATCCTCCGTAAGCACAATATACAGTTCCACTGCTACgcggatgacacccagctctacatCTCCTCCAAACCGGACTCCATCCTCCCACCTTCCTCCCTCACCAACTGTCTCCTTGAAATAAAGTCCTGGTTCACATTCAATTTCCTCAAATTAAACAGtgataaaacagaaatgttaatAATTGGCTCTAAATCCACTCTCAACAAATCCAATAACTTCACCATTCCATTCGACCGCTCCTCCATCTCCCCTTCCCCTCAGGtaaagagtctgggtgtcatcctcgaCAGCACACTCTCCTTCACagcacacattaacaacataaccTGGTCTGCCTACTTCCACCTCCGAATCATCAACCGCCTCCGCCCCTCTCTCACCCCTCACACCACCGCCATTCTGGTTCACAGTTTAGTCACCTCCAGACTTGACTATTGCAATTCCCTTCTGTTTGGCCTCCCCCAGAAAACCCTCCATAAACTTCAACTGGTACAGAATTCAGCAGCTCGCATCATTTCAAGAACACCATCCACTCACCACATCACACCcatcctgcagcagctccactggctccccatcacATACCGCATTCAATACAAAATCCTACTCCATACATACAGAGCCATCCACAGTCTTGCCCCTCCATACCTCTCTGACCTCATTAATATCTCTGTACCTACCCGTACCCTCCgatcctcttcctccatccatctctctgtccCCTCTGCTCGCCTCGTCACCATGGGGGGCCGAGCATTCAGCCGCTCGGCTCCCCAGTTTTGGAACTCCCTCCACCCTGGCCTCCGCAACACGGACTCCTTACCCCtctttaaaaccagactgaaaaccCATCTGTTCAAACTCTCATACTCCGTCTGATCTTTGCACTGTCCATTgtattttactgtttgtttttatccctGTTTTTATGCACTTCTGTACCtttgtaaggtgaccttgagtgcCATGAAAGGCGcccttaaataaaatgtattattattattattattattattaatttaaaaatacaaatacctTACAGATGtttatatgtgtttttatttgctttttattttatcttgaaGTCTCGCATTCAAAATTAAgtgaaagtacaaaagtattcaTTCATTCGCAAAATGAACTTTGATTATCAAAAGCTAAATTGCTTATTATGCTGCAGGAAGGCCCCTGTGATTGTCGTAATGTACATGTGGGACCCCAGCTTGGCACATCTTTTTTTACAAGGGGCCACAATTCAAAAAGATTGAGAACCACTGATTCAATCTATAACAATATATTGTGTTGTATAAGCTAAtcatttaatgtaaaatataaatctGAAAAGTTACAAATGATTGTAGGTGCCAAATAACTGTAGTAGTAAAGCGTAGTAAAGgtataatgtaatataaaatGGAACTACACAAGGCGACTTTACGTAActcagtacagtacttgagttcTGGCGCCCAGTATAGTTGTTTctattaaatatataattaacTTTGCAGACAGAAATAACTCAATGCATATGGCTCTGTACTGTTTATGACTAActcttgatttttt
Coding sequences within:
- the LOC117256332 gene encoding uncharacterized protein LOC117256332, coding for MIKKGARNFLGRKNHSLFDTNIKIKDMDNVELNLESSAIPESGTASVRARPTVKHHSSSTDSFQGFAVPTPKVPLLPPVNGPKINGSIGGDHLSNGSVISVPDLVEGEIFVPPPPSTAPPPPPGNFIPPPDFMGDLNTLNYATLQSPSMPSSESASPGPFMNGEDLTFIKPPPMAPPKPPSTCSSGSVSSVPISTPSLVKVPDHPVFAPPQPPSERQHKSHKKPPPKPIRLSSIPTLDSPPQTPAPPPPVQTPTLSTFNPQNTAKLYNNPQTSILSGYEEHDPKPKQMLLLEDSPSGKSSPVPAQVDGKAPEVTIPSKPVHKDVQELKETLQITQPSQSPLPVPNKEAKTRIVSAKPETDKPLHTSHQTSPQLQKLNGTRVNSEPVEDKLEGSPSQGRRFSPLIDRKLRNLKSSETSGGRDGPAASPLALLMAAKERDKHRSHHSVSRENSGKKNEQPSTSIHPSDSSPNSFIVTPRSSSSSSLTSLERVQESLKSVSPVAHTQTIQTPEKPSSSALVKDQTGSPGSALNRMAASLSATNLVEPKQNAVQSPSKSQLTQQEDLSMPVLPPPPEFDDFDDFMEPPPSIPPPDPPMKKAPTPTVFNLPPSQVPPPPPSQVPPPPPSQTPPPPPPPPSQIPPPPSQIPPPPPSKVPPPPPTQVPPPPPNHIPPPPTKPKPPAAPKLPPPEIDVKPKQPPPTKPKVASAQLPPSLSPSQVTLLSILQKKMLEMDHKMAPAKEAESSSDDWGTPLSEEENKVPVFPRATLPSKNYPAGNKAAAMNMQELEGKMARKYQDTSSLKVPTSNGVQSKHKYGMTFTVRPGTKQPITPYRREDP